A window of Etheostoma spectabile isolate EspeVRDwgs_2016 chromosome 18, UIUC_Espe_1.0, whole genome shotgun sequence contains these coding sequences:
- the gpr31 gene encoding hydroxycarboxylic acid receptor 2: protein MENATASPYQLIDDCDASDTTLYKFYAAVMIVIFILALPLNASVLHLFIFKLKFWKSNSNNIFLFNLVLADILLIFCLPIKAYNYIQGERRIENDAVCKAMLFMLFLNRGGSIAFLTVISIDRYLHVVHLGRRNLLKVLKKSGLISILIWLLLVPLTIPTMLKNYDCCHSPNEDDTIIKEVDIIREFIFFTKIVIPFVILVYCTVRIVNKLRKQTIGDTTKLKRAVFLVTCVMVVFSFSFLPCTIARMVLLIAQVDKWPEKYEDKAAVAFDGLMVLSYINCLLDPPVYCFSSTKFKGLYLSTYFPFLIKKVPLQSLRVNTIQRPHNDVIGN from the exons ATGGAAAACGCTACTGCATCTCCCTACCAACTTATTGATGACTGTGATGCCTCAGACACAACACTGTATAAATTCTATGCAGCTGTTATGATTGTGATTTTCATCCTGGCTTTGCCTCTGAACGCATCTGTCCTCCACCTCTTCATATTCAAGCTGAAATTCTGGAAATCCAACTCCAATAACATCTTCCTTTTCAACCTGGTGTTGGCTGATATTCTCCTGATCTTCTGTTTGCCCATAAAGGCATATAATTACATccaaggagagaggaggattgAGAATGACGCGGTTTGCAAAGCCATGctcttcatgttgtttttaaaccGAGGGGGGAGCATTGCCTTTCTGACTGTGATTTCCATTGATCGATATCTTCACGTGGTACACCTTGGTCGAAGGAATCTCCTAAAAGTTCTCAAGAAATCGGGTCTGATCTCGATCCTCATCTGGCTGCTTCTTGTGCCTCTAACCATCCCAACCATGCTCAAAAATTATGATTGCTGCCACAGCCCAAATGAAGATGATACGATAATTAAG GAAGTTGACATTATACGAGAATTCATCTTCTTCACCAAGATTGTCATCCCCTTCGTCATCTTGGTGTACTGCACAGTGCGCATCGTCAACAAGCTCAGGAAACAAACAATCGGGGATACAACCAAGCTGAAGAGAGCAGTCTTCCTGGTAACGTGCGTTATGGTGGTCTTCTCCTTCAGCTTCCTCCCTTGCACGATAGCCAGGATGGTTCTGCTGATTGCCCAGGTCGACAAGTGGCCCGAAAAATACGAGGACAAAGCTGCTGTGGCCTTTGACGGCCTCATGGTCCTCTCCTATATAAACTGTTTGCTGGATCCGCCGGTCTACTGCTTCTCTAGCACCAAGTTTAAAGGCCTTTATCTCTCGACTTATTTCCCATTCCTTATAAAAAAAGTGCCATTGCAAAGCTTAAGGGTAAACACAATACAACGTCCACACAACGATGTTATTGGAAATTAA